From Amaranthus tricolor cultivar Red isolate AtriRed21 chromosome 4, ASM2621246v1, whole genome shotgun sequence:
ATTAGTTAGAAAATGAGAACCCTAGATGAGCAAGAAACAACCGTCGTTTTCGAAAAGCTCTACAAATTCGTCGGCAACAATCTGAAGAATATAGTCGAAAATCCCTCTTACGAAGGTACAAACCCTGATCCTGGTCGATACTGTTTCCGATTGCAGAAGAATCGAGTTTATTACGCGTCTGAATCGCTCGTAAAACGAGCAACCAATGTTTCTAAAGACAACCTTGTTTCATTAGGagttcaaattgggaaattcacCCACCATGGAAACTTCCATTTAACTGTTCATGCTCTTTCTATCCTTGCACCCAATGCTAAGCATAAGGTATGGCTTAAACCCACTTCTGAAATGTCGTTTTTGTATGGAAATCCAGTTTTGAAAGCTCATTTAGGGAGAATTACTGAAGATATTAATGCTGGTGATGGGATTGTTGTTTATTCAATGTCTGATATTCCTTTGGGTTTTGGAATTGCTTCTAAATCTACCAAAGATGTTCGCAAATCTGATCCTCAAAGTATTGTTGTTATTCATCAGGCTGATATTGGTGAGTATTTGAGAATGGAGGATGAGCTTTAAATTTAATTTCGGGGAAAATTAAGCTTTTATGTTTTTCGGTGTTTATTATGCTAATAGTATTTGTTAGATACTGGATACATACTGTTGAAACTTGAATAGTTCAATTGTTATATGGGATTGATTCAAAGCTTCaattttgaaatcaaattttgtatTAGTGTTCTTGTGTTTCAATATGTATTGATCTCTATTCTCTATTATCTAGTGTTTGGATAAATTTATCAATCAATTCCATCATTTATAGATATTTTTggatttcatttgaaatttcTCTGTTTTGTTAtgacctatgttacttggaccgGACTGGATATTGGTACGTGTTCAAGTGTcgaatacgtctaaatattcaattttacccTAAAATAAAGGGTCTAAGTGTCATATCAAATGTTCGAGTGTCAAAGACCAGACATGTGTATGTGTAGCAAAATGAAGATCACCAGGCAATGACAAATAGAAATGTAATGGAAAGATAATGCTTAAAGAGATAAGGGTAATGTTCGgcgttgttattattaattgtttggTATAAAGAGGT
This genomic window contains:
- the LOC130810150 gene encoding uncharacterized protein LOC130810150 translates to MRTLDEQETTVVFEKLYKFVGNNLKNIVENPSYEGTNPDPGRYCFRLQKNRVYYASESLVKRATNVSKDNLVSLGVQIGKFTHHGNFHLTVHALSILAPNAKHKVWLKPTSEMSFLYGNPVLKAHLGRITEDINAGDGIVVYSMSDIPLGFGIASKSTKDVRKSDPQSIVVIHQADIGEYLRMEDEL